The following are encoded in a window of Phragmites australis chromosome 22, lpPhrAust1.1, whole genome shotgun sequence genomic DNA:
- the LOC133904698 gene encoding UNC93-like protein 3 isoform X2: MDGHRDEEEAATAPLLAAPALVAGGRSHAADAHVLSAAFLFVFSAYCAAQNLESTVNTEGDLGTVSMGILYTSFTLFAVASSPVVTRMGPKRALVVGTSGYLLFILANLVPTWYTMVPASLYLGFTASIIWVGQGTYLTSAALSHARENNLPEGPTLGSFNGEFWGMFASTQVIGNLISLALLRNGKDGGSVTGKNLLFVVFLGCMIVGIVLMCLLSKRDEKGNNAPTHSSFGAMLKYIVAPLKDRRMLLIIPLIAYSGLQQAFVWAVFTKSIVTPVLGISGVGGAMAIYGAADVVCSLVAGRLTSGLHSATFIVSVGAIVQAVVLFWLLLFYSPMAGLLGAAVPLFIGALWGVGDGVLNTQLSALLGLLFEDVKEAAFAQLKVWQSGAIAVIFFLSPSITLQAMLMLMTTALFISFGSFLFLTLVVEKSSTVRS; encoded by the exons ATGGACGGACACCGCGACGAGGAAGAGGCGGCCACCGCCCCGCTCCTCGCCGCGCCGGCGCTGGTGGCGGGCGGGAGGAGCCATGCCGCCGACGCCCACGTCCTCTCCGCCGCCTTCCTCTTCGTCTTCTCCGCATACTGCGCTGCCCAGAACCTCGAGAGCACCGTCAACACA GAGGGCGACCTGGGAACAGTCTCGATGGGGATACTGTACACCTCCTTCACGCTCTTCGCGGTGGCCTCGTCGCCGGTGGTTACGCGGATGGGCCCCAAGCGCGCGCTCGTCGTCGGCACCAGCGGATACCTGCTCTTCATCCTCGCCAACCTCGTCCCGACATG GTACACGATGGTGCCTGCTTCACTGTACCTTGGCTTTACTGCATCCATCATTTGGGTTGGGCAG GGTACATACCTTACATCAGCTGCCCTCAGTCATGCAAGAGAAAATAATTTGCCTGAGGGTCCAACTTTAGGGAGCTTTAACGGGGAGTTTTGGGGAATGTTTGCTAGCACACAG GTCATTGGAAATTTGATCTCACTTGCTCTACTGAGAAATGGAAAG GATGGTGGAAGTGTCACGGGAAAAAATCTGCTGTTTGTTGTGTTTCTTGGCTGCATGATTGTGGGCATTGTGTTAATGTGTTTGCTGTCCAAAAGAGACGAGAAAGGAAATAATGCTCCAACACATTcctcatttggagcaatgttgAAATACATTGTTGCCCCTCTTAAGGACCGAAGAATGCTTCTTATTATCCCTCTAATAGCATATTCTGGTTTACAACAGGCATTTGTATG GGCGGTATTCACAAAGAGTATTGTAACACCTGTTCTTGGCATCTCTGGTGTTGGTGGAGCCATGGCGATTTATGGTGCAGCTGATGTAGTT TGTTCATTGGTTGCTGGACGTTTGACCTCCGGACTTCATTCAGCTACATTTATAGTGTCAGTGGGAGCTATTGTGCAGGCCGTAGTTCTATTCTGGTTGCTTCTTTTTTACAG TCCGATGGCTGGACTGCTTGGCGCTGCGGTGCCACTATTCATAGGTGCCTTATGGGGTGTTGGTGATGGTGTCTTGAATACACAGTTAAGTGCACTCCTTGGGCTGCTGTTCGAAGATGTCAAG GAGGCTGCCTTTGCACAGCTGAAGGTCTGGCAATCAGGTGCCATCGCAGTCATCTTCTTCCTGAGCCCAAGCATCACGCTGCAAGCGATGCTTATGTTGATGACCACAGCGCTCTTCATCTCCTTTGGCTCATTCCTGTTCCTTACCCTTGTCGTTGAGAAATCATCGACTGTGAGATCCTGA